The Thiomicrorhabdus aquaedulcis sequence GAATTAACCCATGTCTTTTAAAACGCAAAAGCTTGTTACGCCTGCTCAAAACCAACACAAATTAAACAGTAAACCTGCTGTGCCTGAGTCTGCATCGGGGATGATTGTGCCCTGGCATCGCTTCGCCTGGATTTTAAAAGACGGCGTGGTGCTTAGCTGCATTGGTTTGGGGTTCTTTTTGTTTTTGGTGTTGTTTAGCTATCACCCAAGTGATCCAGGATTTGATTCGGCCGGTGGCGCTTTGGCCGTGCAAAATTATGGCGGAGCGACGGGTGCTTGGTTAGCGTCCATGATTTTGTATTTGTTTGGATTTTTTGGATTTTTAGTTCCATTTGGTATTTTGTTGGCCGGCTGGGTTACTCTTAAAATCCGCAGCGGAAACGAGTTGGATTACCTTCGTTTTATTGTAAGTTTGTTGGGCTTGTTGCTCATGATTACTGCGGGGGCAGGCCTGGCTAATTTATACGCCAACCCTGATTTAGACGGCATAACACTGCCGTATTCGGCGGGAGGGGTTTGGGGTTACGAACTTAGCAATTGGCTGGTGTCCGAAATGGATTTATTGGGCACTACTTTGTTTTTACTGGTGGCGTTTGCGTTGGCCATGAGCATGTTTAGCAGTTGTTCGTGGATGACTATCATTGAAGGCACTGGCCGAGTGACCTATTGGTTGGTTGACAAAGTCTTGCAACATTTTAAATTGCGCGAAGTGTATTTAGAGCAAATGCAGGCGCTCATGGCGCGCACTAAGCGTCGTTATGAAGGGTTTCATCAGCGGGCTATTGAAAGGCGCAATCAGCAGTATCGCCTTGATAATCCGTTGGCGACAGGCGAACAGGCTGAACGGTTGTTGAGCGAGCGCATGACGTTTATAGAAGTGGTGGTGTCAACTTTAAAAGCCTTGTTATCCGAGCCTTGGCGCCGCACATTAAAGTCCAATATTAAAAAAGCTGCATTAAAGCCCGCAGCGGTAGAGCTTAAGGAACAGCCCATTGAGCAAGCACATTTGGCGCAATTAAACCCAAATGATGAAAGTGTGGCCGAGCTGCCACGCAACGATTCGGCCAGTATGTTAGTCGATCAATCAGCGTTAGAGGCGGTTGCGGCCAAAGCTGAAACTCAAACAGCGTTAGATGAATCGAGTTTGTCGGTGGTCGTTAATAAAAAAGCTGTGGTTCATCATGTGTCGCCTAATGTGCAAAACGCACCGTTAATAAACGGTGGTGGAGCGTTGCCCAGTTTAGAGTTGTTAAGCCCTGTGCCGGTGTACGACGAAGGCTTTAGTCAGGCCGATTTAACCGCATTGTCCGAGCTGCTAGAGCAGCGATTGTTGGAGTTTGGTGTGTCGGTTAAAGTGGAATCGGTGCAACCAGGTCCGGTGGTAACACGTTTTGAAATTTTGCCAGCACCCGGCGTTAAAGTGAGTCAAATTAACAACTTAGCCAAAGACTTGGCTCGCGTATTATCAGTGCCATCGGTGCGCGTGGTGGACGTTATTCCCGGCAAAGCCGTGGTGGGAATTGAAATCCCTAATGAACAGCGCGAGATTGTTAGTTTTAGAGATGTGTTGTCGTCCAGCGAGTTTCAAAATGCCACGTCGCCTTTAACCATCGCCTTGGGCAAAGACATTGCCGGCAAACCCGTGGTGGCCGACATTGGCAAAATGCCTCATTTATTGGTGGCGGGTACCACAGGGGCGGGTAAATCGGTGGGCGTAAATAGCATGATTTTAAGCTTGCTGTACAAAAGCACGCCCGAAGAAGTGCGTCTCATTATGGTAGACCCTAAAATGTTGGAGTTGTCGATTTACGAAGGCATTCCGCATTTGCTGACACCCGTGGTAACCGACATGAGTGACGCGGCCAATGCCTTGCGCTGGTGCGTGTTTGAAATGGATCGCCGCTACATGCTTATGGCCAAATTGGGGGTGCGTAACATAGCGGGCTACAACTTAAAAGTGAAAGATGCCATTGATAAAGGCGAGCCTATTATTGACCCCATGTATCAACAAGCCGCCAATTTTGGTCATAATGTGGGCGAGATTCCGCCTACTTTAGAGACATTGCCCTACATTGTGGTGGTGGTGGACGAGTTTGCCGATATGATTATGGTGGTGGGTAAAGAGGTTGAACAGCTGATTGCGCGCATTGCCCAAAAAGCCCGTGCAGCCGGAATTCACCTGGTATTGGCCACGCAACGCCCGTCGGTAAACGTGATTACTGGGTTAATTAAAGCCAATATTCCCACACGTATTTCGTTTATGGTGAACACTAAAATTGATTCGCGCACCATCTTAGACCAAGGCGGTGCTGAACAACTGCTGGGCATGGGCGACATGTTGTTTATGCCGCCGGGTTCGGGCAATCCGCGTCGGGTACACGGCGCGTTTATGAGCGACGAAGAGGTGCATAAAGTCGCCAACTTTGTTAAGTCGCAAGGTGCACCGCAATATTTAGAAAGTATTACCAAAGGCATTGGCGGGGCAGACAGCCCAGGCACCGATTACGATGACGCCGAAAGCGATGCGCTGTACGATGAAGCGGTAGAGTTTGTCACCCACGGCCGCAGAGTGTCTATCTCGTCGGTGCAGCGGCGTTTTAAAATAGGCTATAACCGCGCAGCACGGATTGTCGAGGCGATGGAAGCCGCCGGCGTGGTGTCTACTGCTGGCGCCAACGGCAATCGCGAAGTGTTGGCGCCTAAGTCACACGAACATTAAATTAGATTCACTTTATTTTACGGTCATGTTTACCAAAAAGGACGCTTTAAATATTATGCAAACCAAAAAACCTCTGTTTTCTTCGCTTAAAACCAGTCTATTTAACGGGCTGTTTGCCGTGTTGGGCGGCGTCATGTTAAGCGTGAGTTTGTCCGCTTGGGCGGGTACTGAGCACGAATTGCAAAATTACGTCAATCAGCTTAAAACCTTTGAAGCCGATTTTGAACAAGTCCAACCCGACGAAGCGCGCTTTGAACTTAACCAATCGTTTGGGCATTTTCAGCTCAATCGCCCTGGTCAGTTGGTGTGGCAATACAGCAAACCCAATGCCCAAAAAATTGTCGTCGATGAGCAAAATTTATGGGTCTACGACCTCGATTTAGACCAAGTGTCGGTGCGTCCCATCGAGGATGTAAAAGCCGAAATTCCCTTGAGTTGGCTGTTATACGACGAAGCCATTGAAAAGCGTTTTACCATTATTGACGCCGGTTCGCGCAATGGCATGAGCTGGTACAACCTAGCGCCCAAACAAGCCACTTATTTTCAGAGTATTGAAATTGGTTTAAAAAACGGCGAGATGACCGAGGTGTGGATGTACCAAAATGCCGATAACGTCACTAAAGTTAAGTTTAAAAACATTCAATCCAATCAGGTGATTCCGCTGACTAATTTTCAATTTAAATTGCCCGCAGGCACCGATTTGGTGGGTGAGCCGCAGTAATGACGGCCACCCTGTCTGCCGACATGCCGTCTGACGAGCGTATGCCAAGTTCATCCAGTTCACCCAGCGCATCGGGGTATCAACCCTTGTCGGATCGACTGCGCCCGCAAACCTTGGCCGACTTTGCCGGGCAAACGCATTTATTGGGCGCCAATCGCGCCTTAAGCCGGGTGTTTGCCTCGGGATTATTGCATTCCATGATTTTTTGGGGGCCGCCGGGCACCGGTAAAACTACTTTGGCGCGGCTCATCGCCCAGCAGTCGGGTTTGCAATTTATTAGTTTGTCGGCGGTGTTAGACGGGGTAAAAGCGGTGCGTGCCGCCTTAGAGCAAGCCCGCGCGCATCGCCAGCAGACTAACGTAGGCACCGTACTGTTTGTGGACGAAGTGCATCGCTTTAACAAAGCCCAACAAGACGCATTTTTACCCTTTGTAGAAGACGGCACGTTTGTGTTTATCGGGGCGACCACCGAAAATCCGTCGTTTGAGCTAAACAACGCCCTGCTTTCTCGTGCGCGCGTGTATGTGTTACGCAGTTTAGACCAGGACGAACTGGCCAACGTACTGGAGCGCGGTCGCTTGCGGTTAGAGCACGACCGCCAAAATTTGGACGCGCAGTGTGCTTGTCAATTTCACATTGAACCCAAAGCGCAAACTCTGTTAATTGAGGCCGCCGATGGAGATGCGCGGCGTTTGTTAAATACGCTGGAACAAGCGGCCGACTTTGCGCACGCCTTAGACAGCAATCAACCAGGCCTGGTCACTTTGCAATGGCAAGATTGTTTAGAGGTGATTCAAGGCGGCGTGCGTCGGTTTGATAAGGGCGGCGAAGCGTTTTACGACCAAATTTCAGCCTTGCACAAGTCGGTTCGTGGCTCTGACCCCGATGCCGCCTTGTATTGGCTGGTACGCATGTTAGACGGCGGAGTAGACGCGCGTTATTTGGCGCGTCGTTTGGTTAGAATGGCCAGCGAAGAGATTGGCAACGCCGATACCAAAGCGTTGCAATTGGCGCTCAATGCCGCCGAGGCGTACGAGCGCTTAGGCTCGCCCGAAGGTGATTTGGCACTGGCGCAGGCCGCTGTGTATTTGGCGGTTGCGCCCAAGTCTAATGCGGCGTACATGGCGTATAAAGCAGTCTTGGCCGACATTAAATCGCAGCCCTCTCTTGAGGTGCCGTTGCATTTACGCAATGCGCCCACCGCCTTAATGTCGCAACTGGATTACGGCAAGGGCTATCGGTACGCGCACGATGAGCCCGAGGCCTTCGCGGCAGGCGAGTGTTATTTTCCAGATGATATGCCGCAAAAAACCTATTATCAGCCGGTAGAAAGAGGGTTGGAAATTAAAATTTCCGCTAAAATGCGCTATCTTCAACAATTAAATCAACAGGCTACGTTTAAACGACGACGTTAACGCGTTGACCAGGCCTGGTTAAATAAAAAAGTGACACACTTGTAAACAACACATAACAAGAGCAAGCATATGACAGGGTTAGGGTGGTTGGCCATTGCATTAGGGGGCGCGCTGGGAGCGATGGCGCGTTTTGCCATGTCGCACCAAGTTTATCAATGGCTGGGGCGCGACTTTGCCTGGGGCACGCTGTCTGTAAACGCTTTGGGCTCATTTATTATGGGGCTGGTGGCGGTGCTCATGATTGACAAGTTTGCGCTGTCTATTGAATGGCGCGCCTTTGTGATGGTGGGGTTTTTGGGGGCGTTCACCACGTTTTCGAGTTTTTCATTTGAAACCATGCAATACATACAAACCGGTGAAATGCATAAGGCCGCTTTTAACATCGCGCTAAGCGTGCTGGCCACTTTGTTGGCGGTGTGGTTGGGGCTATTGGTCGGACGGCAATTTTTAACGCAAACGTAAGTTGGGTTAAGTTACGAACTGTATAAACTCGATAAGTTATGCAAACTATTTAAATTATTCATTTTATTTCAACAAGTTAAAAACAGGTTAACACATTATGTTAGACGCAAAACGCTTAAGAACCGAACTCGATGACATTGCCGCGCAGCTACAAACCCGTGGATTTAGCTTGGACGTGGCTAAAATTAACGCTTTAGAAACCCAGCGTAAAGCCCTGCAAACCAACGCGCAAGAGCTGCAAGCTCAGCGCAACAGCAGTGCCAAAGCCATAGGCAAGGCCAAGGCCATGGGCGAAGACATCGCCCCTTTATTGGCACAAGTGGACGATTTGGGAAATTTATTAGACGCGGCCACTCAAGCCTCTGACGCAGTGCTGCTAGAGTTAGAGCAGATTTTTTCGGCCATTCCCAACTTGCCGCACGCCTCGACACCTTTGGGAGCGAGCGAAGAAGACAATGTAGAAGTCCGTCGTTGGGGTGTACCTGCCCAGTTTGATTTTGCGGTTAAAGACCACGTTGAATTGGCCGAACAGCGTGGCTGGTTTGACAACGACGCAGCGGTTAAAGTCACCTCGGCACGGTTTTCGGTGTTAAAAGGCCCTATGGCCAAGTTGCAACGCGCCTTAACTCAATTTATGTTAAACACCCACACGCAACAACACGGTTACGAAGAGGTGTACGTGCCGTATTTGGTGAATCAAGACAGTTTGCGCGGCACCGGGCAACTGCCTAAGTTTGAAGCCGATTTGTATAAAATCAGCAAAAACGACGAGCACGACACCTGCGACCGCGAGCTGTATTTAATTCCAACGGCCGAGGTGCCTATTACCAATTTGTTTCGCGATGAAATTGTGGACGAAGCGCAATTGCCCATCAAAATGGTCGGACACACGCCGTGTTTTCGTTCAGAAGCGGGGTCTTACGGTAAAGACACGCGCGGCTTAATTCGTCAGCACCAATTTGAAAAAGTCGAGATGGTGCAAATTGTGCACCCCGACCAATCGTATGCGGTGTTAGAAACCTTAACCGGTCACGCCGAAGCCATTTTGCAAAAATTAGAACTGCCGTACCGCGTTATGTCGCTGTGCCGTGGCGACATTGGCTTTTCGGCCGCCAAAACCTACGATCTTGAAGTGTGGTTGCCTGGCCAAAACACCTACCGTGAAATTTCATCGTGTTCAAATTTTGAAGACTTTCAAGCACGTCGCATGCTGGCGCGTTTTAGAGGTGCTGGGCAAACCAAACCGCAATTGGTACACACCTTAAACGGTTCGGGTCTGGCGGTAGGGCGCACCTTAGTCGCCATTTTAGAAAATTATCAAAATGCCGATGGCACCATTAGAGTGCCCACCGTGTTACAACCTTATTTGGGGGTTGATGTTTTGTAAAGGTTGCAGAACTGACCAGGCCTGGTTAGATTTTTAAAGGCTCGGTTTTAAAGTCGGTAAACAGCGTGTTCGCAAAGTCTATAATGCGGCCGTTTTTAATTTGTACGCCCTCGGACATCAATAACGCTTCTTTGGCGGGTGCACCAAACGCATAACCCCCTAACTGTCCATCGGCTTTAACCACCCGATGACACGGCACCACAACGGGGTTAGGGTTGCGGTTCATGGCATTGCCCACCGCTTGATACGCCTTAACGTTAAGCGCATGCGCCAAGGCTTGATACGTCGTGACGCGACCAACGGGAATTTGCAGTAATAATGCATAACATTGGGCATTAAAAGAGAGGTTTTGCATTTGACCAGGCCTGGTAAGTTTAAATTAGGTTTACATAAGGCTTAACATAAGGCTTAACATAATACCAATTAACGTGTGCTCACAACGCTAACAACAAAACTTTTATTAAAAAGCCCTAAAAGAACTTGCAATCTTCTTTTATAACCTTATAATACGCAACATCAAAACATTGGTGGACTGGCTGAGCGGTTTAAGGCGGCGGTCTTGAAAACCGTTGTGGGTTTGTAGCCCACCTGGGGTTCGAATCCCTAGTCCATCACCATATTCGACAATTAAGCCCGCTTACGCGGGCTTTTTTGTGCCTAAAATTCAGTAAAAGCTCGATATTTACGGGGTTTTGGCTGTATTTTGTTTTTTATGACGTTTAAAGGAAAATCATACAAGCACATAATAAACGGGGGTAAAATTGGATTAACCCTATAGATGCTTAAGATTTACACCCGTTTAAATAAAATAATTAGGGTCAGAGTCAATGCCATTAAGTTAAGGATTTTGGCATTGAAAATCTTGTGTTTCCCTAGTCAGCATCCGCGCGATAGCCGGGATTTCAAGCCGTTTAAAAAATTCACGCTTTCGCGGGAATAACAGTTTTTGGCTTAACTTAATGGCATTGGGGTCAGAGTAAAATTAAATAACTTTAATAATAAATGGATTGTAGTGTTTGCGGGGAAGTCTTGATTACAGTTTAACGTCCCTTGGCTGAGGTTGGGTAGGATGCTTGTTCGCAATTATGTTAACGCCGCCCTGCAACTGCGGGCGCGTAATTGAGGTGTGAAGCGGTCAAAACGGGGTTAAAAATGCAGTCTTATTTAGCTTTGTAGCTGTAAGGAGCAGGCTCAGTTGGTTGGCTGCTGAAAGTCTTAAAATCTTGAGCCAGCGCCTTTATTTGTAACTCTAACGTGGCATGCTGTTCATACAGGGCTTTTAAATGCACGTTCAATTCACTCAGTACATAATCGGTTTTTTCGGTTTTGCGCGTGTCGTTTATCACAACGGGAGTGACCGCTTTTTGTGGCATGCTTAATTGTGCTACACGCTGTTCAATGGTGTGCAGTGTTTTGGCTTGTGTGAGCATTTGGGCGTTAATTTGATTGAGTTTTTTAACGTGTTCAGCATCTAAACTTACCGTTGTTTGAGAGGGTAAAGTGGCTTGTTTAGCAAGCTTTTCGGTATTCTTTTTTGTTCGGCTTGGTTGGTTTGCAAGGTTTCAATTAACAGTTTTAGGGATTTAAATTGGGCTTTTTGCTCGTTTTGTAACGTGCTTAACGCCAGTGTAATGGTTTCTGTTGGGTCGTCTTTAGGCTGATTTTTGCTGTCTGTTGTGCTGTCAGTCTGTTTTTTTGCATCGGTTTTGATGTCTTCTTTTAGCGGTTCGGTTATTGGGTGCGGTGTGCTTGCGTTGGGTGTTTTTAGGCTTTGAATTTCATAGGTTAACACTTCTAGCATGGCTGACATTTCATCGATTTTTAGCGTGACTTGCTTTTGGTGCAACGTGCCTTCTGTTTTTATAATGTCCAGCACTTCTCCTTTGTAAAGCTCTTCTTTTTGGGTAAGGGCATAAAGTAAGTAACCAATAATAAACAGGCTCAGCACGCTAAACAATATGGCACTTGTTAGCATGATGGCAACACTGCCTTTAATTGATTTTATGTCGGCGTTGGCATTACGCAGTGCTTGACGCCAAGAAAAATTAGCCTCGCTTAGTTCAAGTACCTGTGCTTTTTGTTCGGCCGCCACTTTAAGCGTCGCTTCAGTGGCTTGATGGCTGTGTTGAGCGGCTTGTTGTGCTGTTTTGGCAGTTTCAAGTGCGGCTAGGTGAGCGTCCATTTTGATGGTCGATTGAGCCTGCCCAAGTGTGCTCTGATGCTGTGCAGACTGGTGCTGCTGTGCATCCAATTGCTGGGTAATTTCATCGAGCTGTTCAACCTCTTGAAGAAGGTCATCTACCATCTGACTCATACTGTGTCTGCCTGTTATTTTAAGTCTGCTAGTCGTGCTTCAATGCTTAGATTTATCTCTTTTAAGCGTTGGTTTTTTTCGCGAATTACATCAAGTTGCTGGGTTAATTCGTCTAATGAAAATTCATTTTCAAGCCCGGTTTCGTTTAACGAATAACCGGCTTTTTGAGCGGTGTTAAACGCTCGTTCGGCGGCTGCAAAGGTTGCTTCAATGGCTTTTTGCGTTCGTTCGGCCGATGCCTGAGCTTTAGCGGTGGTCGCCAAAGCGAGTTGCGTGGCTTCTTGTGCCGATTGCACGACTTGTTGTGCTAGTTGCTGAGCGTGCTGATCAATACCAATAGCGGTTTCCATGATGGATACGGCGTGAGCGGTTTGCTCTATTAAGGTACGGTCTTCGGCGTTTGTATTATCTTGGCTAAGCTCGGCAACTGCAGGGATAGCTTCATGAGTTAGTTCATTGGTTGATTGATTGGACGATTGATTA is a genomic window containing:
- a CDS encoding DNA translocase FtsK — encoded protein: MSFKTQKLVTPAQNQHKLNSKPAVPESASGMIVPWHRFAWILKDGVVLSCIGLGFFLFLVLFSYHPSDPGFDSAGGALAVQNYGGATGAWLASMILYLFGFFGFLVPFGILLAGWVTLKIRSGNELDYLRFIVSLLGLLLMITAGAGLANLYANPDLDGITLPYSAGGVWGYELSNWLVSEMDLLGTTLFLLVAFALAMSMFSSCSWMTIIEGTGRVTYWLVDKVLQHFKLREVYLEQMQALMARTKRRYEGFHQRAIERRNQQYRLDNPLATGEQAERLLSERMTFIEVVVSTLKALLSEPWRRTLKSNIKKAALKPAAVELKEQPIEQAHLAQLNPNDESVAELPRNDSASMLVDQSALEAVAAKAETQTALDESSLSVVVNKKAVVHHVSPNVQNAPLINGGGALPSLELLSPVPVYDEGFSQADLTALSELLEQRLLEFGVSVKVESVQPGPVVTRFEILPAPGVKVSQINNLAKDLARVLSVPSVRVVDVIPGKAVVGIEIPNEQREIVSFRDVLSSSEFQNATSPLTIALGKDIAGKPVVADIGKMPHLLVAGTTGAGKSVGVNSMILSLLYKSTPEEVRLIMVDPKMLELSIYEGIPHLLTPVVTDMSDAANALRWCVFEMDRRYMLMAKLGVRNIAGYNLKVKDAIDKGEPIIDPMYQQAANFGHNVGEIPPTLETLPYIVVVVDEFADMIMVVGKEVEQLIARIAQKARAAGIHLVLATQRPSVNVITGLIKANIPTRISFMVNTKIDSRTILDQGGAEQLLGMGDMLFMPPGSGNPRRVHGAFMSDEEVHKVANFVKSQGAPQYLESITKGIGGADSPGTDYDDAESDALYDEAVEFVTHGRRVSISSVQRRFKIGYNRAARIVEAMEAAGVVSTAGANGNREVLAPKSHEH
- the lolA gene encoding outer membrane lipoprotein chaperone LolA, translated to MQTKKPLFSSLKTSLFNGLFAVLGGVMLSVSLSAWAGTEHELQNYVNQLKTFEADFEQVQPDEARFELNQSFGHFQLNRPGQLVWQYSKPNAQKIVVDEQNLWVYDLDLDQVSVRPIEDVKAEIPLSWLLYDEAIEKRFTIIDAGSRNGMSWYNLAPKQATYFQSIEIGLKNGEMTEVWMYQNADNVTKVKFKNIQSNQVIPLTNFQFKLPAGTDLVGEPQ
- a CDS encoding replication-associated recombination protein A, coding for MPSSSSSPSASGYQPLSDRLRPQTLADFAGQTHLLGANRALSRVFASGLLHSMIFWGPPGTGKTTLARLIAQQSGLQFISLSAVLDGVKAVRAALEQARAHRQQTNVGTVLFVDEVHRFNKAQQDAFLPFVEDGTFVFIGATTENPSFELNNALLSRARVYVLRSLDQDELANVLERGRLRLEHDRQNLDAQCACQFHIEPKAQTLLIEAADGDARRLLNTLEQAADFAHALDSNQPGLVTLQWQDCLEVIQGGVRRFDKGGEAFYDQISALHKSVRGSDPDAALYWLVRMLDGGVDARYLARRLVRMASEEIGNADTKALQLALNAAEAYERLGSPEGDLALAQAAVYLAVAPKSNAAYMAYKAVLADIKSQPSLEVPLHLRNAPTALMSQLDYGKGYRYAHDEPEAFAAGECYFPDDMPQKTYYQPVERGLEIKISAKMRYLQQLNQQATFKRRR
- the crcB gene encoding fluoride efflux transporter CrcB, with the translated sequence MTGLGWLAIALGGALGAMARFAMSHQVYQWLGRDFAWGTLSVNALGSFIMGLVAVLMIDKFALSIEWRAFVMVGFLGAFTTFSSFSFETMQYIQTGEMHKAAFNIALSVLATLLAVWLGLLVGRQFLTQT
- the serS gene encoding serine--tRNA ligase, whose product is MLDAKRLRTELDDIAAQLQTRGFSLDVAKINALETQRKALQTNAQELQAQRNSSAKAIGKAKAMGEDIAPLLAQVDDLGNLLDAATQASDAVLLELEQIFSAIPNLPHASTPLGASEEDNVEVRRWGVPAQFDFAVKDHVELAEQRGWFDNDAAVKVTSARFSVLKGPMAKLQRALTQFMLNTHTQQHGYEEVYVPYLVNQDSLRGTGQLPKFEADLYKISKNDEHDTCDRELYLIPTAEVPITNLFRDEIVDEAQLPIKMVGHTPCFRSEAGSYGKDTRGLIRQHQFEKVEMVQIVHPDQSYAVLETLTGHAEAILQKLELPYRVMSLCRGDIGFSAAKTYDLEVWLPGQNTYREISSCSNFEDFQARRMLARFRGAGQTKPQLVHTLNGSGLAVGRTLVAILENYQNADGTIRVPTVLQPYLGVDVL
- a CDS encoding MGMT family protein, which encodes MQNLSFNAQCYALLLQIPVGRVTTYQALAHALNVKAYQAVGNAMNRNPNPVVVPCHRVVKADGQLGGYAFGAPAKEALLMSEGVQIKNGRIIDFANTLFTDFKTEPLKI